ATGAAGGGTTGGATTTAATTTTATCAATTTTAGATACAACAGCTATTTTATGAGGGATGTTCTTGATTTTTTCTAAAATCATTTCATCACCTTTACCAATTAATTCATCAGCTGGTGTTAAAAAGAGAATAACATCAATATTTTTAATTGAATCATACGCATTTTTATTTAAAGCTTCACCTAATTTATTTAATGGTTTATGAATTCCTGGTGTGTCCGAAAAGATAATTTGATATTCATTTTCTGTATAAATTCCAGTAATTTGATCTCTTGTAGTTTGAGCTGTTGGTGTTACTATTGCGACATTATAGCCAACAATTGCATTTAAAAGACTGCTTTTTCCAACGTTGGGTCTACCAAGAATTGTTGCAAAACAAATTTTCATACTAAATTGTAATTTCCTCTACTCTAATTGAATAAGGAACAAGTTCTTCAACTGTATTAATTCTTATTTGTTTTCCATCATTACTATATTGAATAACTTTGGCATCAAGCGGCATAAACTCAGTCATAACTTGTCTACATCCTGCACAAGGACTAATTATTTCGTTTTTACCACTAATAATGTGAATTTCTTTAAAATGTCCAACTTTACCACCATAAGCAACAGAACCAAACATTGCACTTCTTTCGGCACAAAGACCTGATGGATATGCTGCATTTTTAACATTAACTCCGTAATATTCTGTTCCATCTTCGGCAACTAAAATAGCAGCAACAGGAAACTTAGAGTAAGGTGCATAAGATTTAGTTAGTAATTCAAGTAATTTTTCATGTTTTGACATATTTATTCCTCTCTTGATATTTTTAATGGGTTAAAAATATCGTCTACTATTTGATTCATAATAATTCTTTCTGCTTCAATTTCATGATCATAACCTTTTAAATGAACAAGTCCGTGGGCGAAAAGATAACAGAACTCTCTTTTTGTTGAATGTCCAAATTTTTTAGATTGCCTTAAAACTTTATCTCAGCAAATAACTAGCTCACCTAAGTGATAAAATGGTAAAGAACCATAAAGTTCTTCATCTCGAAAATCAAAAGATAAAATGTCAGTTACATAATCTTTTCCACGATAATCTCGATTTAAATTACGAATTTTTTGGGGTCCAACAATAGTTACATCTAAAATAATTGGTTTCTTAATCTTGAAATATTGAGCAAAATTTTCTATTATTTGATACATTTCTGTTTCATAAATAGTAGCTTTTTTAATATTATTTTTGATATTTAATTCAATTTGTGCTTTTTGCATAAATTAATTATATTAAATTATTAATGCTAGTTATTAAAAGTTAAAAGTAGTTTTATAAAATTTACTTGATCTAGTTTAACAAAAATAGTTAAGTTGTAAAGATTTTTCTGACTCATTATTTCAAGCAATTGATTATTTTCGATTTTAATTCTTTCATTAGCTATTTCTTGAATCTTGATAAAACTTGTGTAAAAGTGATTATTATATTGAAAATGAATGTCATATTTTGTTTTTTGAAGATCGATTAATTCAATATTTCTAAGTCATAATTCATCATCTTCTCTAAAAATTAACGCTTGTGAAAATTTATTAAATTTAAAATTTAAGCAACAAAAAAGAAAAATACCAAAAGCAAGAAAAAGAATTAATAAGAGTAAAAATTCTAAATAACCTAATTGATTCTTCTTTAACATAGCTTAATTTCCTCTGAATTTTCAAAAAGAAAGCGGTTGTGATGTGAAATTTCAAGAACTATTTTCTTATCCAATTCTTGCTTTAAAAGTTCAAAAAGCTTAACTAGAATTTTGGGAGATAGATTTTCAAATGCCTCATCTAAAATTATTAAGTCATATTCGATGGCGAATAACTTTACCAATTTCACAAATTGTTGTTGCCCTATTGATAAATTATTTAATTTCATTTCTAAATTTGTTCCAATTTTCATTTCTTTGAAAAGTTCTATCAAATTTGTTTTTGTTAAGAAATCTCAAACTTCTTGATTTGAACAATTGAAATTTAAAAATTCTTTAATTGTTAAATCTAAATCTAAAAAATTCGAATCAACTAAATAAACTTTTTCCTTGTATGAATTATTTTCAAATAGATTAATTAACTTCTCATTTATTAAAATTTCACCATTTAAATAAGGTAAATTTCCACTTAAAATTTTAGCAAGGGTACTTTTACCCGAACCATTTGGAGATTTTAAAAAGTGTTTAGAAGTTAAAATACATTTATCGATTTTTAAAACAATTTTATTAGTAAATGGATACTGATATTCAAAAGTATTGATTTCAATTGCTCGAATTTTTAAAACTTGATTTTGGCCAGATATATTTTTGTACTTTTCTCAATTAAAAATTTTCAATATTTCTAAATCTTTATTTCTTTGAAAGAACAATTTAGCTAACGGAAAATAAGATTTAATTGGTCTTGTTAAAAGATTTGCGGCAGTCATTAAAAAAAGAAGCTCAATTAAACTCATTTGATTATTTCAAATTAA
This sequence is a window from Mycoplasmopsis gallopavonis. Protein-coding genes within it:
- the cdd gene encoding cytidine deaminase, translating into MSKHEKLLELLTKSYAPYSKFPVAAILVAEDGTEYYGVNVKNAAYPSGLCAERSAMFGSVAYGGKVGHFKEIHIISGKNEIISPCAGCRQVMTEFMPLDAKVIQYSNDGKQIRINTVEELVPYSIRVEEITI
- the ybeY gene encoding rRNA maturation RNase YbeY, with the protein product MQKAQIELNIKNNIKKATIYETEMYQIIENFAQYFKIKKPIILDVTIVGPQKIRNLNRDYRGKDYVTDILSFDFRDEELYGSLPFYHLGELVICWDKVLRQSKKFGHSTKREFCYLFAHGLVHLKGYDHEIEAERIIMNQIVDDIFNPLKISREE
- a CDS encoding MAG1140 family protein; the encoded protein is MLKKNQLGYLEFLLLLILFLAFGIFLFCCLNFKFNKFSQALIFREDDELWLRNIELIDLQKTKYDIHFQYNNHFYTSFIKIQEIANERIKIENNQLLEIMSQKNLYNLTIFVKLDQVNFIKLLLTFNN